The Mus musculus strain C57BL/6J chromosome 2, GRCm38.p6 C57BL/6J genome has a window encoding:
- the Kcng1 gene encoding potassium voltage-gated channel subfamily G member 1 has translation MTLLPGDNSHYDYSALSCASDTSFHPAFFPQRQAIKGVFYRRAQRLRPQDDLHQSCSLGDRRRQIIINVGGIKYSLPWTTLDEFPLTRLGQLKACTNFDDILSVCDDYDVTCNEFFFDRNPGAFGTILTFLRAGKLRLLREMCALSFQEELLYWGIAEDHLDGCCKRRYLQKIEEFAEMMEREEEEEPLDSEDQESEGPSASEGRLSRCMRRLRDMVERPHSGLPGKVFACLSVLFVTVTAVNLSVSTLPSLREEEEQGQCSQMCHNVFIVESVCVGWFSLEFLLRFIQAPSKFAFLRSPLTLIDLVAILPYYVTLLVDGAASSRRKPSTGNSYLDKVGLVLRVLRALRILYVMRLARHSLGLQTLGLTARRCTREFGLLLLFLCVAIALFAPLLYVIENEMADSPEFTSIPACYWWAVITMTTVGYGDMVPRSTPGQVVALSSILSGILLMAFPVTSIFHTFSRSYLELKQEQERVLIRRAQYLIKTKSQLSGMSQDSDILFGSASSDTRDNN, from the exons ATGACCCTGTTACCGGGAGACAACTCGCACTATGACTACAGCGCTCTAAGCTGCGCCTCAGACACCTCCTTCCACCCGGCCTTCTTCCCACAGCGCCAGGCCATCAAGGGCGTCTTCTACCGCAGGGCCCAACGATTGCGGCCGCAGGACGACCTGCACCAGAGCTGCTCCCTTGGGGACCGCAGGCGACAGATCATCATCAACGTGGGTGGCATCAAGTACTCACTACCTTGGACCACCCTGGATGAGTTCCCACTGACGCGGCTGGGCCAGCTCAAGGCCTGCACCAACTTCGACGACATCCTGAGCGTGTGTGATGACTATGACGTAACCTGCAACGAGTTCTTCTTCGACCGCAACCCCGGAGCTTTTGGCACCATCCTCACCTTCCTGCGGGCCGGCAAGCTGAGGCTGCTTCGGGAGATGTGCGCCCTGTCCTTCCAGGAGGAgctgctgtactggggcatcgCGGAGGACCACCTGGACGGCTGCTGCAAGCGCCGGTACCTGCAGAAAATCGAGGAGTTTGCTGAGATGATGGAgcgcgaggaggaggaggagccgctGGACAGCGAGGATCAAGAGAGTGAGGGTCCGTCCGCCAGCGAGGGCCGCCTGAGCCGCTGCATGAGGAGGCTGCGTGACATGGTGGAGCGGCCACACTCAGGGCTGCCTGGCAAGGTGTTTGCCTGCCTGTCCGTTCTGTTTGTCACCGTCACCGCCGTCAACCTGTCTGTCAGCACCCTGCCCAGCCTGCgtgaggaggaggaacag GGCCAGTGTTCCCAGATGTGCCACAACGTCTTCATCGTCGAGTCGGTGTGCGTGGGCTGGTTCTCCCTAGAGTTCCTGCTGCGCTTCATCCAGGCACCCAGCAAGTTCGCCTTCCTGCGGAGTCCGCTGACCCTCATCGACCTGGTGGCCATCCTGCCTTACTATGTCACACTGCTGGTGGATGGCGCTGCCTCCAGCCGCCGCAAGCCGAGCACCGGCAACAGCTACCTGGACAAGGTTGGGCTAGTGCTGCGCGTGCTGCGGGCGCTGCGCATCCTCTACGTGATGCGTCTGGCCCGGCATTCACTGGGGCTGCAGACACTGGGCCTCACGGCACGGCGCTGCACGCGTGAATTCGGGCTTCTgctgcttttcctgtgtgtggCCATCGCCCTCTTTGCCCCACTGCTCTATGTCATCGAGAATGAGATGGCAGACAGCCCCGAATTCACCAGCATCCCCGCCTGCTACTGGTGGGCTGTCATCACCATGACAACCGTAGGCTACGGAGACATGGTACCCCGGAGCACACCGGGTCAGGTGGTGGCTCTGAGCAGCATCCTCAGTGGCATCCTCCTCATGGCCTTCCCTGTCACCTCCATCTTCCATACTTTCTCCCGCTCTTACCTGGAGCTCAAGCAGGAACAAGAACGGGTGCTGATCCGCCGGGCTCAGTACCTCATCAAAACCAAGTCACAGCTCAGTGGCATGTCCCAGGACAGTGACATCTTGTTTGGAAGTGCCTCTTCAGACACTAGGGACAACAACTGA